A single region of the Salicibibacter cibi genome encodes:
- a CDS encoding ArsR/SmtB family transcription factor, with protein sequence MNERNLKDLLYQEFSRIGKSLSSPKRLEVLDLLSQGPKSVEALSKATTMSVANVSQHLQTLHNARMVKFRKEGNYVIYELADDIISDFINSLHTLSEKQFVQVQQIKQTFLNANLGMDGVSLSELNDRMEKGEVLLLDVRPKEEYENAHIPGAVSMPVEELRGKLSSLPTNSDVVAYSRGPYCLLSVEAVEFLRSQGIHAYRLENSVQDWNEFQEHLH encoded by the coding sequence TTGAATGAAAGAAATTTAAAAGACTTATTGTATCAAGAGTTTTCAAGAATAGGCAAAAGTCTCTCCAGTCCAAAACGACTGGAGGTGCTTGATCTTTTATCTCAAGGCCCAAAGTCAGTGGAAGCATTATCAAAAGCAACGACGATGTCTGTCGCAAACGTATCCCAACATTTACAAACGCTTCACAATGCCAGAATGGTCAAGTTTCGGAAGGAAGGCAATTATGTGATTTATGAACTGGCAGATGATATCATTTCCGACTTTATCAATTCCCTGCATACATTGTCAGAAAAACAGTTTGTACAGGTTCAACAAATTAAACAAACGTTTTTAAATGCCAATTTAGGCATGGATGGGGTTTCGCTTTCAGAACTTAACGATCGTATGGAAAAGGGCGAAGTTTTATTGTTGGATGTCAGACCGAAAGAAGAATATGAAAATGCTCATATTCCGGGGGCTGTTTCCATGCCTGTTGAAGAATTGAGGGGAAAACTTTCTTCTTTGCCAACTAACAGCGATGTTGTCGCCTACTCTCGAGGCCCATACTGTTTGCTATCGGTAGAGGCTGTAGAGTTTTTAAGAAGTCAGGGCATTCATGCTTATCGTTTAGAAAACAGCGTTCAAGATTGGAATGAGTTTCAGGAACATTTACATTAG